The genome window TAGCACATCTCCAGCTGAAAATCAAGAAAACGGGAAAATTAGATCTGTAGGTCAAGTAGCAAATGTACTCTAATTTCATCCAAAACACTAACATTCACAACCAAAATAAGAGTGACAATACATACTCTCAGAAAATGTGTTCACAGCATTTGATGATGATTGAatgaatgcattagaattagccTCAGATGACTGCTTAAGATTTTCATCATCCTCATCATCTGCAAACATATCATAACCATCGGCAGCATCGCTTGAAACTTCTGCAGCAGTTAGACTTGAATTTGAAGTACCCACAGCTGGGTCAGGGAGTACGGAAGCAGTTCCAGGATTATTAATATCAGTAAGCATGTCACTTCCCAAGTTAGGATCAGAATTTTCCAGCACAACATTTGCAGATATGCTCTTTCCCCTGGCTAGAGCTAACTTCTCATATCCCtctgaaaaaatatatatatcgagAGCATGGTTAATAAAGGTTATTCAATATATACACCTGCCCTTACAAAATCACATGTGAATATTAGCATAATGGAGAGATCTGCAAAAAGCTGACCCAATTATGCCCATTCCTAATCCTAAATGGAATGTAACGATGTAGGGGTCCATACATAAACATGGTATCTATTTGGATAAGCTCGAATGACCCCTTCTCATAATGAGAATGTATATAGCCCTATTCAAACCTGGTCAGGTATGGAATGAACTTAAAATCATGGAATTGACTTGATCATCCGATCATAGATTATAAGTTAATAGCCCCAGCCCATTCCCATTTTGAGCTGAACAGATTTACTAATTCTTTGATTCCAGTTAGTAAAGGGGGGCCTTGAACTAAGAAATAGAATTCTCTTCGGAAACCATCAATATGAATAAAAcaatacacacacacacacacactaaAACATTGCACCTACCTGCCTCACGCTGGAAAACCTCCTGCTTCTCATGGTACACATCTGCagaacaaaatttaaaccaatAAGCATATACTAGGGCCAAAGATATATACCTAATCCTTCACCTACTTTTATAATTATCACAAGCAGGAAAATATCAGCAAAAGCAGATTTTCTTCATTGGAGTAAACGGCAATTGGTGGCCAACAAAACCATAAATCTCAACTAAGTTAAGACTCATATTAACAAGTATAGATATGCTCACAAAATCCTTCCCAATTGAAGTGACCATAACCATTAGCAAGCACCAATAATCTTAAAGGTCAAGGTGACATTTAAGGCTAGAAACATTTCAATGACACTTTGCCTCAAAGTGTGCAACAGCTTTAAATACATTAGTAGTCATTTTTTTGGGTTATAGAAGGTAGTGGCATAAAGATAGAATATTCAAGGTAACTTCTCAACCCTAGTGAACTAGAAGAACGAGAAAGTAACAAACTTAACTGTAGTCACCATTCTCCATCAACTTCATGGCATCCTCAGTTAGCTGGTCAAATACACGCTTTGTCTCAGCTGACATTTTCTCCTTTCTGTTACTTGAAGGTCCTTTCAACCCTCTCAAAGCTTGCAAAACCTGTCAAAAGGTAAATTAAAAGTAGCTTCAAACTTTCCCCTTGTAACTGTTTATTTACCTAATAAAGAAATGGATTTAACATCAGCACATAAGGATAGAGCTTAGAACTGAAAATAACAAGTGCAAAAAACATTGTATCTAACATTCTAATGCAACCGAGAACAATGTTGTCAAAGGGCCAAGGCATATGCAACACGCTAAGACCCCTACATCGCTTGAGGCATAAGCCGCAAAAATTCTTAGGTTAGACTATattaccttttttattatttatgaagaCTAGATAATgggtatttttttctttttacctctTAAATAAAAGCTAATAATTCCTTTTTTAAAAGGTAGAAACCCAAGTTGCATTTTATTTAGGTGTGCCTTTCTGGGGCATTAAATTTCAGAAAGAAAAAATCCCTCGCCTCATTTGGAGGCTCTTTGAGGCACGAACTGGTACATGAGCTGTGCCTTAGCAATTAGGCTCTTGCCCTGACAACATCACTTGTGACTTTGacctaaaaaagaaaaactatctAGAAGAAATAATCTATACTGTTGACAGCTTCGTGGAATCCATGCCTGGGTGGCAATGATCatttttacaaaaagaaaaactaaccTCGATCTGACTCCCCTCAATAGAGTAAACATGGATGTTGAAATAAtcattatggtaaaaatatatatatacacataacaGATAAGATCCATATGCCTGTAACAATATGATAATCTACTACAACACCAGGtattcaatattcatttcatatataatgtattcataaaatgaaaatgaaagcaacatgcaaattttaaacaaatatgtaAGACAATTATCATGTAAGATTACAGTGACAATTATCATGTAAGATTACAGTTTCTCTcagaatcaaagaaaaaaaaaatattaccgTTTCTCCAGGCTCAAGCACATTGGCAATACGTCTCTTTATTATCCCAATGTCTTGGGCAGAAAGATCCTGTGCAACAACTTCATTATCTTCACCATTTGTTGTAGTAAATGCTTTTCCCGTATATTGTACATCAGCTTCAACACTATCAAACCACGCATCCTACAATAAATCCATGGGGCTGTCAATAGCAGTGCTGATATTCTATAGAGAAGCTCCAGGTCAATGCAATGCTTTACCTTGATTCCATTGTTATTGACATATTCAACAAAGTTTCCATCTGCATCAAAGTAtccttcttctctttctttgtcTAGATTGAAAGGTTCTATTTGAATTCCATCGTCGATGAAGTTCTCATTATCCTACCAAAAGAAATTCCCATCATTGCCTATCTTTTCCCCTGAACCAATAAATGAGGAATCTGGCAGTCATCTTGACTGCAGAAAGGCTGCCAGTTCAGGAAAGAAGCATCCTAAAGTTATAAACTCACTCAATAACAGAATCACAACTGCTGTATCAAAGCTCAGAGTGGCACTGAAGATTGTACAAGCCAACAACACACCAAAACTCCAgcaaaatgaaatgataaactgcatttttgcattagaaatgaaataaaactacCCATGTTCTCTTCCATTACATAGTTGGCTATTTTGGATAGGCTAAGCATACTTTGCATGGACCAGCGTATAAGCCAAGccattttgagtttaattatatttggcTGCAATCCCTTATTGTCATTCCAAGTGGCAGATTAGTTTTGaatcttcaaaattttggaataaattttcaattatccaaaaagaaaaaaaatgaaacaccCTTTTAGAATTTATTAGTGCGGACACATTAGGTAGAAAAGAAACTATAGTACCTAATTGGCAGAAGGACCAATCATAAAACTGGATGAGAATGCAAAGAAGCATCTATCTGGAAGCTAAATCGTATAAGATATGTGCACATCATCTGCTTCTAGAGTTTAGACATTTAGCGTAAATTAGCATTAATTCACAAAAGACTGACTGCAGAATTAACATCATACTGTCAAGTCATACATTGAAGCTAGGACAGACTAACAGCATGGGAAACTAACCTCATAGGCAACTTCAGCTAAGGTGATATCATTAAGCATTCCACGTCCATCTTCGGTGAATAATTCAGTAGTAATTTGATTGCGGCGCTTGGAACGCTCCTTAGCAGCGAGACGGGGATCTTGCAAGTTACCAGAACCGTCTTCAACATCAACTCGGTTCACTGCTTCTTCTCCAGGCTTTACCTTCTTTCCCTTGGGAAACCTAATCCTCTTCAGcctgtaaataaaaaaaatgattgaactctaaaattaaaacaatagaCATAATTCTTGAAAAAGAACAGAATTGTATTTGATCCTAACTTTCTCAAAAGGAGATGAATTTATGAAACCATCAAGACTTAAATTTTccaaagtaaatatatatatatatatatatatatatatatatatagagagagagagagagagagagagagagagataaaTAGCAgacataaaagagaaaaaaaatttatagaattaAGGAGCTGAAACAATTGCATCAATACTTTGAGATGTAAAATATTCGTTTTCAAGGTAAAAGAGAGAGGGCGAAGCAGAGAAGTACGCGGGAGGTTTGTTGGAATCGTCATCATCGAAGAGATGGCGCTTGAGATGAGAGCGCGGTGGTTTTTCTTCCATCTTTGCAAATTCTCAGGTCCTACCTTcaactgaaaatgaaaattttgatttctaatGAGAAAACTGTCAACAATAGCAATGGAAAACTAGACACAAGAGGAAGAGACGTTGAAGAGAATAATGAAATGGGGAGTGGAGCGGATCAAGCCTTTGTGGTTTAGCCCAATTAATGGCTCAAGGCTGCTTGGTTCAAGAAATCTCCTAGTGGGAGGTTTCAAAAtgacattattaaaaatagtatatcAAGATTTTAttatcactttttcttttttggggggGAATATTACTcttatatcaaatttaatttccaatttttaccattttatccttaaattgtacatttatctccttaattaatatatgcaatgtaattcttttaaagtttatttctttaattaatactaGATTATgacttaataaaaaaacaaaagtgaaaatatatttataaaagattttatactaaaattaaatgaaattttggtcCACAtggttatattaaaatttaaaggtaacAATGTGTAGTAGGGTCAAACCCTAACCAAATCTCATATGaaacaacaattttatttattattaatttaggaaaaataaCATTTGTTGATTGTATTGCAGTTTgtcaattatataattattataagatttttcattatatttttgatACAATAATGATTCTGACAAACAATTCTTGGCAACAAAAaggtatgtttataattaacTTTCACTCTCAATATATTCGATTTAGTGAAATATTCTCTTCAATAATTTTCACAgactttatttataattaattttacattcaatGCACAAGACAACAAACATGTGAATAAAGTCAATTTAACAAGagaaactcctaaataactttaCATTCAATGAAAAAGACAACAAAAACTCATATTCCAATCAAACGAATAATAATCTGAAttctctaattttttataaatatttgctgTTCTTCCCTTGCCCAAGGTTTGTGCTTGATGATTTATAGCAGATTTCTTGCTTCTTGAATATATCCGTATCCCAAGGTAGTTATCGGTGCTTACCATTAGGGCCCTTGCAATGGTATGGACTCCCCGGTTTGAGGCGAGCATATTGACAATGATGAGATGAGATTATTGAGTTGTGGTGCCTATCTCGGtttttttgtttcattgttTTCTGAACTCCAGCATTATGAATTGCATTTGCTTTGCAATGTTTTCATCCCTTCTCTTCCATTAGAACAAAGAAAGTGGTTAATTGTCCATTTCCGGACTTAGTCAAGGTCTACCATCAGACATGTATCATTATCATTTGGCCAAGTGCCAAAATAAGAGggtatatgatttttaatatgcACAAGCAAATGCTGGATGGAAATCAGGGTAGTGTCAGATCCGAAAGCATCCAGCAATGCAGCAGAGCCATGTACCATCTCACAATCACCAGGAAGAAACATCTGATGGGCGAAAATTTACTCATCCACTGAAATCTAATTTATCTTCAATTACGTCACCTCACATTGAAAATGTCTGCTATTTCATTCAATGACAAACAAAAATTCATGCACACCAACATAACACAAAGTATAAGTTCATGCCAGAACCCTCAGCTAAAACAGGGCAACCAcaagttaaaattcaaaactactTAAGCACTTAATACTGTGGAAGTCAAATCAATGTCATGTCAAGAGCAAATTAAGTAGTCAGTAGTAACAATATTGCTAGGCCATCGAAAAAATTATCAGAAATGAACAGGGAGATCCAAGAAAGCAAAACACAGATCAGagcaatcaaaattttcattggAATATAAGTAGATGATACATGCAACAGATACCAGCAGTGATCAAAGGAAATAACATAGCGTGATGTATCAGCACAAAACTGCAATGGCATCCAGTCTATTCATCTTTCAACATGCTTAGCCACCAAGGTATGCATGCCTAAAATTTTcagttctttcattctttaagCATCTAAAGCAAACTCAGAGCACAAGGGCGAGCTTGTAGTCCTATGAGTAAAATTAGAATAAGGAAATCACTATAATAGCAAAGGAACTTCAAACAGGGAAAGATAATAAAACTTGACCAAACATGTGATAAGGGGGCAGCATATCATATCCATTTCAACACCGAGGTATTAAAACTGACACGATCCTGCAGGAATTGCAGCAACAGCCAGCCACAAGCAAACAAGGTAGAAAGCTAGGCAACTGCTAAAACCATTTTCAACATGATCCAACAAGGCAGCAACAGTCTGGTACAGGTTATTAATTTGTACTCAGTGGTTATCCACAAGCCATATGTATCATACAACAGAATTGGCACAGCAACCACTTCCCAGCTACAATCACGGTCAAAGTTGCTACAACTCAAAACATTAAGGAAGAGGGAGCGGTTAACATGATTAATGGAATACAAcaatcaaacaattaaataagaacaagttattttgttcaattaatgcAACTACAAGGTTTAGACCAgacattacatttttatttttagcaaccACATCAGGTCTAATGCCAGAGAGCTCATCAAACACAGCATTCCACAGGTCAAAAAATCATCTTGGGTCCTTTAATATCATCACAGCAACTAAACCTCAGAGCCAATATTTAGAAATCAGAAGACCCAAGGATAATCAGATGCAAAAATCAGGAACCAGAGAGGGCCAAAGCTTTCTGGAAACCAAGACATGACTATAGCTCTTACCAATCACCATATCTTTCAGTTAAAAATAGTTAACAAACAGTCCCTGCAATCAGCATACTGCAATAACCCAGCATCACAATCACGACCATTCATCTATAGATAAAAACAGCACGAACAGCAACATCAACATCATGTCCATTTGCCCAACTCACTCTTTCCCCGAACATTGCTATAAAAGCAAACAGGCGATTGGAGATGAATCagcatttttagaaaataaaaataaaaaataaaagaattttaaaaaccaTTGCATAATGGGGCCCCATCAGTTAATCAGAGAAACAAATACCACACAAAACCAGAGCAAAATATAACATCTAAAGATAGAGCAAAGTAAGATGACAGACTTGCGTCACAGAATCTTTGATGAGTACTGAAACATCAAGCTACAAACTACACAACTTAACTAATTGAGACAAAAGGTTCAGGCAGtcaataaaacaacaaaaaacccAGTCCTACCAACACTAGAAAACAAATGATATTTGAATGTCCTCAACATTAACAAAATAGCGACAGGAGTCATGCTAAGCCAAGTCTCCAGGAATTCCAATGCCATCAGCAAGATCATTCctacaaaatacaaaaacaaacacaaaatcaAAGAGTCAAAAGTCAAAATCACAGGTTGTATGAagaaatttacccaaaaaagaaagattgaaaagcaaacaaaaaaaaaagacaaatgaGAGTAAATGAGATGGGGGGAAAACTCACATTGATCTATGAGTTTCAAGAAGATGGGCTCCGTGAATCAGCAGGGCGGCCTTGCGGTGAAACACTCCGAGGACTTGGAGACCGTCCATCACGGCTCCGTCTACTAGGACTTTCACCCCTAGGGGGAGATGTCTTACGTGGGGAAGGACTCTTCTGAGGACTAGGGCTACGCCGAGCAGGAGAAGCACTGAAATACAGAAGTATCAGAATGAGGTAACTAAAGAATGGGAGGAAAATAGACGAAACCGAACATCATGAATTGCAAAGCATAAACCTCATTGATCGACTTCTACTTCGCCTATCATCATCGTAACGACCTCTTCCTCGGCCTTTAGAATGGACAGGACTAGCACTACGGCTCCTGCTTCGACGCCGAGAATCTCTGTCTTTCCCACGATATCGATCACGTTCATATCTGTCATAACTTCTACTTCGACTTCTTCTTCTATAATCCTTATCTTTATAATGGTCATCCCGGTGCCTGAACATATCAAATGCAGCAAACATCACATGTCCACAAAaccataaaaagataaaatcaacCCATTTGGCATCACATATCCAACCAAGGCAATACTGGAGTTACTCTGACAAATCAATTAGGATAAAGAAATCTAATATCGAATTGTCAAGAAATAAATAACCAATAAACCACAGTTACTGCATTCAGATATTCATGTGGGAACAGGCAGATAACCATCGACTTATCTTAAAAGTACTACCGCATAGCACCATCATCTTCACGCCACTATTAATCTCAAGTGCTTCCGTTggtaaggaaaagaaaaagcataCGTGAAAAATCCACATGGTTATCCCTTCATTTATATCTCTCACAATTTATTCAGAAAAGTAGGCACAAGAAGAAAACGCTACCTATCAAGCAAAACGAGTACAAACAAAAGTtgtcaaagaagaaaaagaatgcACATAACAACTTACCTTCTGCGAGGACTGCGGCTTCTTGACTTTGGAAATGATTCAATAATCCTTCCTTTCTGACTGCAAGGGAAATCAGTGAAATACATGAATCTCACTACACAATTAAAGACCCAAAGATAAAATACTAGGGATATGAAAATACTGCAAGGATAATGAGATATCCacacaaaagaaattaaataaaaaatgccaGATATAGCCGCAAATTATAAATCAGCATGCCAAACAAGCCTTTCAAACTTCCATTGTAGATGCTAATTTGTTGATCACCAATACAAATTACTAAAGCAAGCGGACATTTTCCCTGTTAAAGCAAAACAATAAGGCGTTTTCCTTTGTAAAATACTTTCTTAGACGAGCCAAAttgacatttttatcaaataatttcttACACTGCATACATCCTCTCTACAATATACTTAAAATATGTTCCAGTGaaagaagaaatatatatgaatCACAACTAGCAAACAACTTACATTCTCTCTGcattaggcccatattttgcaAACTGAACAGTTATCTCCCGACCATCAACAACTCTCCCTAAAAGAAGAGTAAATGTCATAATATATCATGTGAGTTACCTACGTAATTAATACAACACCgcatttaatacatataaagaGCTAACATAAAAGACAGACAGACAGAGCGTAAACGAGTAGAAGAAATGTACCATCGAGCCTATCTACAGCTTTCTGAGCCTCATCGGCATACTTGTAGCGCACAAATGCAAAGCCTCGAGAATCACCAGTCCTACCATCAAGcgaacaaaaatattattctatAAATTCACAACAACCAAAAGGaacgaaaaagaaagagaaaaagaaccTTCGATCTTTGGGAATGAAGATGTCGACGACCTTCCCGTACTTGTCGAAGAGCGGAAACAAATCATCAGCAGTCGTGCCTAAACAAATTCAAACCAAATTAAAGGTTTTAGCCACAGTATAAATAAACCGCCAGCAGTCGTGcctaaataatttgaaacgaacGGACGAGAGACGAGGAGAGAAAGAAGCTTACGGAAGGTAATGTTGAGGACGAGAAGGGAGTAGGTGTCGGTGATGTCGGGCGGGCCTGACCTTCCGAAGTGAGACATTATCGCGATtgagaggaaaaaaaagatgaagaaaagaaagtttagggttagggtttgcTTGCGGAAGCTAAAATCAAGAGGCGAAGAGAAAAAGGATAACGATGTAACGATGTAACGTTGTGGGTATTATAGACTTTTGCGCTGTGAACAACGCTCTTGCTgtaaataattacaattatacgacctattttctaatttataatttgatttggaGGTTAAATTCTGATTTTGGTCCCTTTATGATGCTCGAAATTAGATTTTAgtccatatattttaattgtccCATTATTTTCCCCACTTTAACTAATCAtgtaaacatgaaattttatctCATTGAATCTTCATTTTAACTAGTCAAACCaccttatatattttgaataattcataagattataagaaaaatcaaattataccaaatttaggtgtatatattaaatattaaattatatcaaaataaacttgaaattatCATTACTCCAagtatttcaatttagtccattttctctCTTGAGCTTGTGAGGCTTTAGGTAGACTAATTTCTAATGCATATTCGTTCCATGTGATTTTAAGCAATTAATtcttaattagttttaaataacGAATTATTAATTAGGGTTACCTATGATAATGatagtttattttagttttaatactatacaattttagaaatatataagaaaGTAAACTAGGAAAGCAACAtgcaacaattttaataataattcatgATAGATAcggaaaatatttacaattaaaataatgtttgataaaaattatatataaattacaaataaaattatacataaaaatatatacaaattcatTAGAAAAAAACATACGTAATcatatacataattaaaaatatccaTAAAAGTgtacataaaatacatataacaatatacaaataatattagtaaataatacataataatatacattGGGTTGTGcataaatgtataaaaaatacataaatatatgcataaaataatattagcctcaagaaattcataaaaatatacataaaattatcatgtttattatccTACTTGGGAAAACTGTTACTGCTCATTCCATGACTTCTTATAACAAAACTGTTTCTCTACTTAAGTTATCAATTTGGGTTGTGAATAGGTTTTGTTTGTGCTGAGTTAAATCCACTTGAGTGTGATATATTTGACAAAACACGAAGCATGGTTCGACTAAGATTTTAAATACTCCTAATCAAATTGCTTGAGGTGATTGGACAAACATGAAAGtcttattagctctcatgattaaaatattattttttaatgataaatatcAGGTTTATTCAAGGGACTTTTTTTAGGTCTTTTTATCTCTTTAACTGCTCCAATTAACAAGTTTTAAGTGAAGACAATGTTTATCTTTTGAGAGAGTTTTGGTGttgttaaaaaattgatttatgatgatatttagggtgggtttggatgggtgattgggtgcggtgcggtgcgtttagcttactttgtgtctcacgctacagtatcattacagtatctaatctcaccgccactgctgtttttacactaaccgcaggtaaatgcatcgcccatccaaactcacccttagttgATAAATACTCATGATCATTAATGGggtaatttcaatttttaaacttgggTGGGTGATTTGTGATAACTGAGATCGATATTGGGGTTGCAATTAGTTGTTTATGTTAGGGTGGATTGAGCTTAAGCCAAGACTCCGCAGATGTAAAACCCTTGTGTTTGAATTGCGTTAACAAATACAGGTTGtatcaattattttttgttcttattttttacattatatgtttttgttctAATTGTCGTTACAACGAatattaagcaaaaataagttaTCATATTTGTAGGCTAATTATTTTTCAGCGTTAAAactaaaaagattttaaagataatatagTACATTCATAAACAACACTCATCTTTTAACCCGTATCAAACACAAAATAAGAAAAGCAATAAATATCACAATTTTTACAACTAAACACCTTGATACGATAAAATCTATCTTTCATCCATCTTTTAATACTTAAGTAATTTAATACATCAATCCTCTTTTACATTCGCTGTACCAAACAAGGTGTAAGGGCTTATGGTGTTATAAAGATGAAGGTGAAGATTGGGGTTTTTTAGCAaaatattataagaaaaatgaaatattaccaaaatataataacttttttttatttatcaaaataaaactttttttatttacgaaaatatataaaaaaaaactgcaAAAAGCCTGTAAAAAGCTGGAAAAGCGGGTCAGGCCAatgccattggcggcaccaatggcgccaatgccattggcggcaccaatggtgcaaTTTTAATTGGCGGCACTCTCGTATTATAAGTACCAGCTCTATCCAGCTAAAGGGAGAAAAATCAgaagcagaaaaaaaaaaggagagccgcggaaaagaagagaaaaagaaggta of Gossypium raimondii isolate GPD5lz chromosome 3, ASM2569854v1, whole genome shotgun sequence contains these proteins:
- the LOC105795066 gene encoding SUPPRESSOR OF ABI3-5, encoding MEEKPPRSHLKRHLFDDDDSNKPPALKRIRFPKGKKVKPGEEAVNRVDVEDGSGNLQDPRLAAKERSKRRNQITTELFTEDGRGMLNDITLAEVAYEDNENFIDDGIQIEPFNLDKEREEGYFDADGNFVEYVNNNGIKDAWFDSVEADVQYTGKAFTTTNGEDNEVVAQDLSAQDIGIIKRRIANVLEPGETVLQALRGLKGPSSNRKEKMSAETKRVFDQLTEDAMKLMENGDYNVYHEKQEVFQREAEGYEKLALARGKSISANVVLENSDPNLGSDMLTDINNPGTASVLPDPAVGTSNSSLTAAEVSSDAADGYDMFADDEDDENLKQSSEANSNAFIQSSSNAVNTFSETGDVLNDYVYDESSGYYYSSTLGCYYDPSTGLYGSAASGQWYSFNESTGTYDEVTEVASATN
- the LOC105795068 gene encoding serine/arginine-rich splicing factor SC35; its protein translation is MSHFGRSGPPDITDTYSLLVLNITFRTTADDLFPLFDKYGKVVDIFIPKDRRTGDSRGFAFVRYKYADEAQKAVDRLDGRVVDGREITVQFAKYGPNAERIQKGRIIESFPKSRSRSPRRRHRDDHYKDKDYRRRSRSRSYDRYERDRYRGKDRDSRRRSRSRSASPVHSKGRGRGRYDDDRRSRSRSMSASPARRSPSPQKSPSPRKTSPPRGESPSRRSRDGRSPSPRSVSPQGRPADSRSPSS